The following coding sequences are from one Methanomicrobiales archaeon HGW-Methanomicrobiales-1 window:
- a CDS encoding radical SAM protein, producing MSPVAVILDGYVDEPACLGVPPYVSPYIRTVAGALIAHGYVVLYLTIDQLRLDPLRTAELNRADLLVVIAGVTVPGKYLGGTPATLTEIQQVGHMVRGPKKLIGGPIGFGYAAEGGQKAIRQVISGFDALLTGEPAIALDNFLGGNEPAGVLDYTRTDPWSISGSTIITQHPDYPYVMCELETARGCSHGATGGCSFCTEPFYGQPKYRSIAGIAAEVAALHSHGARHFRVGRQPDILAYGAGAGEYPAPRPELLDQLFSSIRTAAPELKTLHIDNTNPATIARHEEAGREALRAIVRHHTSGDVAAFGMETADPAVIAANNLKAQADEVFRAIEIVNEEGGMRRDNVPELLPGINCVCGLAGETENTYALNEQFLVRVRDAGLSVRRVNIRQVMPFEGTPVYTNNTLGKYEQRFRAFKEFVRNKIDLPMLQRVFPIGTVLRDVRIEVVGDLSFGRQLGSYPILVGVPLKLPRNTVTDMVVVDWGMRSITALPVPVEINLLPASAMKWLPGIGKKKVAAVIAKRPFTGIEAYRKVAGNSAIDSAIAFNPQ from the coding sequence ATGAGTCCCGTGGCAGTCATCCTTGACGGGTACGTGGATGAACCGGCGTGTCTTGGCGTTCCCCCCTATGTCTCGCCGTACATCCGGACAGTGGCCGGGGCATTGATCGCCCACGGTTACGTGGTACTGTATCTCACCATCGACCAGCTCCGCCTCGACCCCCTGCGGACCGCTGAATTGAACCGGGCAGACCTGCTTGTCGTGATTGCCGGTGTTACGGTGCCCGGTAAATATCTGGGCGGCACACCCGCCACCTTAACCGAGATCCAGCAGGTCGGCCACATGGTACGCGGCCCGAAGAAACTGATCGGCGGGCCGATTGGTTTTGGTTATGCCGCGGAGGGGGGGCAGAAAGCGATCCGGCAGGTGATCAGCGGGTTCGATGCCCTGCTCACCGGTGAACCGGCCATTGCGCTGGACAATTTTCTTGGCGGGAACGAACCGGCCGGGGTGCTCGACTATACCCGCACGGACCCGTGGAGCATATCGGGCAGTACGATCATTACCCAGCATCCCGATTACCCGTATGTTATGTGCGAACTGGAGACCGCCCGAGGCTGCTCGCACGGGGCGACCGGGGGCTGCTCGTTCTGCACCGAGCCATTCTATGGCCAGCCGAAGTACCGCAGCATCGCGGGAATTGCAGCAGAAGTTGCCGCACTCCATTCCCATGGTGCCCGGCACTTCCGGGTCGGACGGCAGCCGGATATTCTTGCCTATGGTGCGGGAGCCGGCGAGTATCCCGCCCCCCGGCCGGAACTGCTCGACCAGCTCTTCTCATCGATCCGCACCGCTGCTCCTGAATTAAAAACACTCCACATCGACAATACGAACCCGGCCACCATTGCCCGGCACGAGGAGGCGGGCCGTGAGGCGCTCCGGGCGATCGTCCGCCATCACACGTCCGGGGATGTGGCTGCGTTTGGCATGGAGACTGCCGATCCGGCAGTGATTGCGGCAAACAATCTCAAGGCGCAGGCCGATGAAGTGTTCCGGGCGATTGAGATCGTGAATGAAGAGGGGGGCATGCGAAGGGACAATGTGCCCGAGCTCCTGCCGGGAATCAACTGTGTCTGCGGGCTTGCGGGCGAGACAGAGAATACCTACGCGTTAAACGAACAGTTCCTTGTCCGGGTGAGGGATGCCGGCCTGTCTGTCCGGAGGGTTAATATCCGGCAGGTGATGCCCTTTGAAGGCACGCCCGTGTACACGAACAATACGCTCGGCAAATACGAGCAGCGGTTCCGGGCATTCAAGGAATTTGTCCGGAACAAGATTGACCTCCCGATGCTCCAGCGGGTGTTCCCTATTGGTACCGTGCTCCGCGATGTCCGGATCGAAGTTGTCGGTGATCTCTCGTTCGGGCGTCAGCTGGGGTCCTACCCGATCCTTGTCGGTGTCCCGCTCAAACTGCCCCGGAATACCGTTACCGATATGGTGGTCGTGGACTGGGGCATGCGTTCAATCACCGCATTGCCCGTGCCTGTGGAGATCAACTTACTTCCTGCTTCTGCGATGAAGTGGCTGCCGGGTATCGGGAAGAAGAAGGTGGCGGCGGTTATTGCTAAGCGGCCGTTTACCGGGATTGAGGCGTACCGGAAGGTAGCGGGGAATTCAGCGATCGATTCAGCGATTGCTTTCAACCCGCAATGA
- a CDS encoding potassium transporter TrkA, with the protein MPEPAPFEQPGPTKYCIFGCGTNGYNIIVELVKEQERVMVVDKDESRVRHLRDQNFDAYQRDITSSDMLVGLPPFEIAFVMTGDGDANLAAVLAIKKRYPAVQVVARSVDPVNGQKLTEAGAEFVLYPQEVVARSAILQIKKQHSSRISQRLFTLLSGWEGTLGIITHKNPDPDAISSALALAEIAKRANPKSLTTRIFYEGNIGHQENRTFVNLLDIKMEHLTAEAMQQCNFLALVDCSGPGANNDIPPQTNINIVIDHHKDGKHIATQSTFVDIRPGVGATASIMTQYLQELDVPVDKRVATALLYGIRTDTKEFKRNVTPQDLNYAGFLLPLTDADLLDKIMSPSMSQETLDVIGKAIQERKIQSGYLFSNVGFVMNRDALPQAADILITLEGVNTALVYGITDNAIVISARNRDIRLHVGNALSEAFGEMGDAGGHPNMAAAALPLHFFNQVENKEELLKLVIEPILEKFKNLVGLENEDKKNAV; encoded by the coding sequence ATGCCCGAACCAGCCCCGTTTGAACAGCCGGGACCAACAAAATATTGTATTTTCGGCTGTGGCACGAACGGTTACAATATCATAGTGGAACTCGTAAAAGAGCAGGAGCGCGTGATGGTCGTCGACAAGGACGAGTCCCGGGTGCGCCATCTCCGCGACCAGAACTTCGATGCCTACCAGCGCGATATCACTTCGTCCGATATGCTGGTGGGCCTTCCCCCGTTTGAGATCGCGTTCGTGATGACCGGCGACGGGGATGCCAATCTCGCTGCCGTCCTGGCGATCAAGAAGCGGTATCCCGCCGTGCAGGTCGTTGCCCGATCGGTCGACCCGGTCAATGGCCAGAAGCTCACCGAGGCCGGTGCCGAGTTCGTCCTGTACCCGCAGGAAGTAGTCGCCCGCTCGGCGATTCTCCAGATAAAAAAACAACACTCCAGCCGGATCTCCCAGCGGCTTTTTACCCTGCTTTCCGGTTGGGAGGGCACCTTAGGGATCATCACCCACAAGAATCCCGACCCTGATGCGATCTCTTCGGCACTGGCACTTGCTGAAATTGCCAAACGGGCCAACCCGAAAAGCCTCACCACCCGGATCTTCTACGAAGGCAACATCGGCCACCAGGAGAACCGCACGTTTGTCAACCTGCTCGACATCAAGATGGAGCACCTGACCGCAGAAGCCATGCAGCAGTGCAACTTCCTCGCACTCGTTGACTGTTCGGGCCCGGGCGCCAACAACGATATTCCCCCCCAGACGAACATCAACATCGTCATCGACCACCACAAGGATGGCAAGCATATCGCAACCCAGAGCACGTTTGTCGATATCCGGCCCGGGGTCGGTGCCACTGCCAGCATCATGACCCAGTACCTGCAGGAGCTGGACGTGCCGGTGGACAAACGCGTGGCAACCGCCCTGCTCTATGGTATCCGCACGGACACCAAGGAGTTCAAGCGCAACGTCACTCCGCAGGATCTCAACTATGCCGGTTTTTTACTGCCGCTCACGGATGCAGACCTGCTTGACAAGATTATGTCGCCTTCCATGTCGCAGGAAACGCTTGACGTGATCGGAAAGGCGATCCAGGAACGAAAGATCCAGAGCGGGTACCTCTTCTCCAATGTCGGTTTTGTGATGAACCGGGATGCCCTCCCGCAGGCTGCTGATATCCTCATCACGCTCGAAGGAGTGAACACGGCACTGGTCTATGGTATCACCGACAACGCGATTGTAATCTCCGCCCGCAACCGTGACATCCGGCTGCACGTCGGCAATGCCCTGTCTGAGGCGTTCGGGGAGATGGGCGATGCCGGCGGTCACCCGAACATGGCAGCAGCAGCCCTTCCGCTCCACTTCTTTAACCAGGTCGAGAACAAGGAAGAACTCCTGAAACTCGTGATCGAACCGATTCTTGAGAAGTTCAAGAACCTTGTCGGGCTGGAGAACGAGGATAAGAAAAATGCAGTTTAA
- a CDS encoding ABC transporter: protein MIVLEDVSKTFGNHTAVDHVSLEIPDHAHIAILGPSGSGKTTLLRLIAGLEMPDEGTISMNGRMVSSPDMFVPPSERRIGFVFQSAALWPHMTVAKNILFALDGLPEEEQKQQLDTLLVRMGISNLRDRYPDQISGGEARRVALARALAPRPETLLFDEPLTNLDRPLRDDLLNLIAESVRADGSSMLYVTHDEYEATTVADTIIRFDRGLVLR, encoded by the coding sequence ATGATCGTCCTTGAAGATGTCTCCAAAACATTCGGGAATCACACTGCTGTAGACCATGTTTCCTTAGAAATTCCGGACCATGCACATATTGCCATTCTCGGGCCCTCGGGCAGCGGCAAGACAACTCTCCTGCGTCTGATTGCGGGCCTGGAGATGCCGGATGAAGGTACGATCTCCATGAATGGCAGGATGGTCAGCAGCCCGGACATGTTTGTTCCCCCTTCGGAGCGCAGGATTGGTTTTGTCTTCCAGTCTGCTGCCCTCTGGCCGCATATGACCGTTGCGAAAAATATTCTCTTTGCCCTCGATGGATTGCCGGAAGAAGAGCAAAAGCAGCAGCTCGATACCCTCCTTGTCCGGATGGGAATTTCTAACCTGCGGGACAGGTACCCGGATCAAATCTCCGGTGGGGAAGCCCGGCGGGTAGCCCTTGCACGGGCCCTTGCACCCCGGCCGGAAACGCTGTTGTTCGATGAACCCTTAACCAACCTGGACCGCCCGCTGCGGGATGATCTTCTCAACCTTATCGCAGAATCGGTCCGTGCTGACGGTTCCAGCATGCTCTACGTGACTCATGATGAATACGAGGCAACAACGGTTGCCGATACCATCATCCGGTTCGACAGGGGCCTGGTCCTCCGGTGA
- a CDS encoding ABC transporter substrate-binding protein: MNKTRSFQILAVIVVLAVILVAALVLFQNDQKTGPKKTVVVYTSVDQVYSEPVFRDFENQTGITVLPVYDVEATKTTGLVNRLIAERNRPQADVFWSGEFGQTLLLKNESILAAYSSPSAADLPRQFRDPEDYWTGFGGRARVFIVNTDKLTPDQYPHSVNDMLDSRYPGNTVGIAYPMFGTAATHAAALYSYLGTKKARDFFTTMSQRQVRVVDGNSVVRDLVADGQLAFGLTDTDDACGAVERGKPVVIIVPDQQPGEMGTLVIPNTIAMIAGSPHPSEAKTFIDYVLDRKTEDSLVSSGWIQIPSRDVPTKTACMNTTGIKVMDISYQDVYTGIPATQKDLIEIFIR, translated from the coding sequence ATGAATAAAACCCGATCGTTTCAGATACTTGCCGTCATTGTCGTGCTTGCAGTGATTCTTGTTGCAGCACTGGTCCTTTTTCAAAACGATCAGAAAACCGGCCCGAAAAAGACCGTCGTCGTCTATACCTCTGTTGATCAGGTCTACTCCGAACCGGTTTTCCGCGATTTTGAAAACCAGACTGGTATCACCGTCCTTCCTGTGTATGATGTGGAAGCCACCAAGACAACCGGGCTTGTCAACCGCCTGATCGCCGAGCGGAACCGGCCGCAGGCCGATGTCTTCTGGAGCGGGGAGTTCGGCCAGACCCTTCTCTTGAAAAATGAGAGTATTCTTGCTGCGTATTCCTCCCCTTCAGCCGCAGACCTCCCCCGGCAGTTCAGGGATCCAGAGGATTACTGGACCGGTTTTGGCGGCAGGGCACGGGTCTTCATCGTCAATACGGACAAACTCACCCCGGATCAGTACCCTCACTCCGTAAATGACATGCTTGATTCCCGGTACCCGGGCAACACGGTCGGGATCGCTTACCCGATGTTCGGGACTGCCGCCACCCATGCAGCAGCTCTCTACAGTTACCTTGGAACAAAAAAAGCCCGGGACTTCTTTACTACGATGAGCCAGCGGCAGGTCCGGGTCGTTGACGGCAACTCGGTTGTCCGCGATCTCGTGGCCGATGGCCAGCTCGCCTTTGGCCTGACCGATACCGATGATGCGTGTGGTGCGGTAGAAAGGGGGAAACCTGTTGTGATCATTGTCCCCGACCAGCAACCCGGGGAGATGGGAACCCTGGTGATTCCCAACACCATTGCCATGATTGCGGGATCTCCGCACCCGTCAGAGGCAAAAACCTTCATTGATTACGTGCTGGACCGGAAGACCGAGGACTCGCTGGTCTCCTCCGGGTGGATCCAGATCCCGAGCCGCGATGTCCCGACAAAGACTGCCTGCATGAACACCACCGGGATAAAAGTAATGGATATATCGTACCAGGATGTCTACACCGGCATACCGGCAACCCAGAAAGACCTCATTGAGATTTTCATCCGATAA